From a region of the Schistocerca nitens isolate TAMUIC-IGC-003100 chromosome 8, iqSchNite1.1, whole genome shotgun sequence genome:
- the LOC126198801 gene encoding cuticle protein 18.6-like, giving the protein MYKQVIVIVVLAVVAACMAAPGPKPAPGLLASYVAAAPAAYTAPAFAAPVAYTAAAAPVAYAAPYSAAYVAPYHAAYSAAILG; this is encoded by the coding sequence GTGATCGTGATCGTCGTCCTGGCCGTGGTGGCCGCCTGCATGGCCGCCCCCGGACCCAAGCCGGCCCCCGGCCTGCTGGCCAGCTACgtggccgccgcccccgccgcctacaCCGCCCCCGCCTTCGCCGCCCCCGTCGCCTACACCGCTGCCGCAGCTCCCGTGGCCTACGCCGCCCCCTACTCTGCTGCCTACGTCGCTCCATATCATGCTGCCTACAGCGCAGCCATCCTGGGATGA